One region of Miscanthus floridulus cultivar M001 chromosome 19, ASM1932011v1, whole genome shotgun sequence genomic DNA includes:
- the LOC136525491 gene encoding uncharacterized protein, with protein sequence MAWAGKATRRSCPPGLNVGPFAELGRRERKRNLAAAGKGAGTHSEKLHIAGSSYGQLICGRGRNCLIVDVFTGATVLPPQLPFGDNTYFYSGMLTAPVASPNSHLLLCASLKQGGQCFLLDWLIGSDSWSKLRLDDSRIEQIVEFNGQFIAMDYYYKLYNLSLAPQLGLQEIATAWWDGEDACPYLRPWIVVCGDMLLMVDHCITLSLAGAPVEYKAYRLDMSTVPAAWVEVKKLENYSLFIGCDVRSPAFSCASLGRWSGRSNCLYYGYYDPPLVLHGLGDDADAVWNPDNDDYLEFKRNWYTQLQDFWVYPSMLYR encoded by the exons ATGGCCTGGGCCGGTAAAGCCACCCGCCGCTCGTGCCCGCCTGGGCTGAATGTTGGCCCGTTCGCT GAACTAGGAAGACGAGAAAGGAAAAGGAATCTCGCCGCCGCCGGCAAAGGCGCCGGCACTCACTCTGAGAAGTTGCACATTGCCGGCTCTTCCTATGGGCAGCTGATTTGTGGCCGCGGCAGAAATTGCCTTATCGTGGATGTGTTCACTGGTGCCACAGTTTTACCTCCACAGCTCCCATTTGGCGACAACACTTATTTCTACTCTGGCATGCTGACAGCTCCCGTCGCATCACCAAACTCACACCTCCTACTTTGCGCATCATTGAAACAGGGCGGTCAGTGCTTCCTGCTTGATTGGCTGATTGGAAGTGATTCTTGGTCAAAACTTCGGCTCGATGATTCACGGATTGAGCAGATTGTGGAGTTCAATGGCCAGTTCATCGCAATGGACTACTACTACAAGCTATACAATCTGTCCTTGGCCCCTCAGCTTGGTCTGCAGGAGATAGCAACTGCGTGGTGGGATGGCGAGGATGCATGCCCATATCTAAGGCCATGGATCGTGGTGTGTGGTGACATGCTCCTGATGGTCGACCATTGCATAACCCTTTCGTTAGCTGGAGCACCTGTCGAGTACAAAGCCTATCGCCTCGACATGTCAACTGTGCCTGCAGCTTGGGTGGAGGTGAAGAAGCTAGAGAATTACTCGCTTTTTATTGGGTGCGATGTGAGGAGCCCTGCGTTTTCTTGCGCCAGCTTAGGACGATGGAGCGGGAGGAGTAACTGCTTGTACTACGGGTATTACGATCCACCCTTGGTGTTGCATGGGCTTGGAGATGATGCGGATGCTGTGTGGAATCCAGACAACGATGATTACCTTGAGTTCAAGAGGAACTGGTACACCCAACTGCAGGACTTCTGGGTGTACCCAAGTATGCTCTATCGCTGA